The window TGCATTCTCTGCCAATATCCTAGACAAAATGTCTGCTTGCTTTGAGTACCCTCCAGCTTTTAAGCTGTCCATCAGGGCATCGCAACCCTTTTGATCCACGACACCTCCTTTGTTCTTGATCTTGCAAAGCATGGAGTATGCAGGCAATGTCTTCTCCTCAGTGTACAGGGCCTCCAAGACTCTGTCATAGGTTGAGAAGCTGACATCAAAGTCCCTGTCCAATGCAAAATCAGCCAACTTATGTGCCTCCATCACTTTGTCATTCTCGCAGAGGGCAATCAGCAACTTATCTAGATCAGGCAAGCATCCATTTTCCACCATCAGATTGACACGGCCGATTGCTTCCTCCACATGGCCCCTCATGAAGAGAGCTTCCAGAATCTTATGAGCCATGTCCATGTTCTCTGTAACCCCCTTCTCAATCATACTCTTCATAACCCTGCTAGCAGTCTGAACCCGGCCACTGTTGAAAAGCGCTACCATGACAGACATGAACAGGGATGGGCTCGGTACATGCCCTTGTTCCATCATACTGTCAAGTGCCGTCTTTGCATCAGCTGGCTCATTCTTCTTCAGGAAGCTATCAACAAGCAGTGCATGCGATTCAGGGTCAGTACGGACACCACGGCGTGTCATAATGGCAAGAATCTCCTGTGCTGCTTCTGGCACACCTTCCTTTGCATGCCCACGGATAAGACTGTTAAAAGCAGCCTTGTCATCAACGCCTTTCTTCATCAGCTGCCTGAAGAAAGTCTCAGCCTTGCTGGTGTTCCCATTGCTGCACAAATACTCAATCACTGGATTATAAGCTGGCCCTTCAAGCACAGGGCTCTTTGGGCTCAACAGTGTCCCCTTCTCAAGAAGCTCATCCATCACCTCAACAGCACCATCACACTTTCCACCCGCGCACAAGCTCTCCATCAGCACCCCATACTGTCTTGGATCCACAAGAACATGCTTGAACTGCCCACTCTTCTGGTGCACATCCAACGCACCATCCAAGTCACCCGCTCGGCATAGCGTCGTCACAAGCCTCAAAAACACTGACTTGTCCTTTGGAGTgagccgccgctccgccatgTCATCCATTGCCTTCCGGGCCTCCACAACCCTTCCCTCATCATCACAGAGCCCTGGCATCAGAGCAGCAAACGTCTTCTCGCTCAACCTCAACCCCTTCTCCCCCATTTCCGAGAACAGCCCCACTGCCTCCTCCACCTTACCTGCTTCAACATATCCCTTGATCATGACATTGTACGACACCGAGTTTTGTGCAAAACCAGCTCCTGGCATTTCGTCAAACACTTTGCGGGCACTCTCCAGATCACCCGCCCGAACCCAAGCATTGAGAAGAGTGTTGTACGTCGTCACATCCGGTGTCACCCCGTGATCCTTCATGTCCCCGAACACCCTCAAGGCTGCCTCCATCTTCTTGCACAGGCCGAACCCCCAGATCAATGTGTTGTAGGTGGACAGGTCAGGGGTGACGGCGTCGGCGATCATGGCGTTGTAGATCCGCCTGGCCATGGCCTCTCGGCCGCGGCAGAGGATGGCCTTGAGGACGGCGTTGTAGGAGAGCGCGGTGCGGGCGATGCCGAGGTCGGGCATCAAGCGGAAGAGCTTAACGGATTCCTGCGGGATGTTGGCCTTGCCGTAGGCGGCGatgagggcggcgacggtggcctccTCGGGGGCGATGGAGAAGGAGGGCATGGTGTCGAGGAGGATGCAGCGGGCGTGGTTGAGCATGCGGTGGGAGGCGAGGATCGGGATGAGGAGGGAGAAGGTGGCTGGCTCGGGGCTGAAGCCGGCGCGACGGTAGGCGAAGCGGAAGAACTGGAGGGCGaggtcggcgcggccggcggcggcggccccggaGATGACGCCGTggacgagcggcgcggcgagcgtCGGGGAGAGCAGGCGGATGGAGTTCTCGAGGCGGGTGgtccacgggcggcggcggatcatGTAGAGGATGGTCTCGTGGAGGGGCTCCTCGCGGCGGGGCGGGTtgggggtcgccgccgccgcctccgccggcgtcacctccggcacagcctcggcctcggcctcggtcTCCGGGGGAGGTGGTTCCGGCGTGTCGAGGGTGGAGAAGGCATGGCGGAAGAGAGGCGCGGAGGGGTTGTtgcgggagaggaggcggagggggaggtggaggtggtggcggcgcgacatggctgcggcggcgtggaggagtGGAGCTCGGGGAGAAGAGTCGAGGGtttaggaggaggaggaagaggctcGACACCACCCACGCTAAAGAGCGTGATGGGCCCATATTTAATTGGGCCATTAAGTGACTTGTGGTTCTGGGCCTTTTAGAACCCAGCCCAACACGGCAGTGTAGAAACAAGGGATTCATACGGGCCGGGCTCAACAGTCAATACGCATGCAAAAGATCGTGATGGGCCTATTTTTCATTGGGCCGCGCGTCATGATAATTTGCTTTGTTGTTCTATTAttgaaaaagtacacccaaggtctcTCAATTTGTCATCGAATTATAAAATCATCCCTCAACtgtaaaaccggatacaacgcatccgGTTTGGGTCTCCGCTCGGTCGGCTACGTTGCTATCATCACATTCTTGTAGCCAAGCTGGAATCAGCATCACATTATGTAACTAGTATACAGCTAAACAGTTTAAACtggtaaaagaaaaatctaggCCTCTTTTGAAAGACAGGATTGCACCTAGGAGAAGATGCCTAAGTTTCTAGTGTGCGATCGATTCGACCAACGGTGTACTTGTAGAATGCCACCAACTCCACGGCAGCAAATGTAGAGAGCACACATAGCAAGAAGATATTGAGTTTTCTTGCATAGTAATACTTGCACCTGCAGGTCAAATCAAATCGGATAcatcaaataataattaattagagaTTGTGTAAGTTAATTCGTGAAGagttaactaattaattaccaGAGGAGGTCATCTGGGTTGGGCTTGACGTGGCCGATGAGTTTGCAGAGGAGCTCTGCATCAATCTGTGCCTCCTTGCTACGTTTCTTGTATTGCCAATTCAACGTAGCAAGCTTGTAGAACAGCTCTTCCTTCTTCTGCTTGACCTCCAGCTTAAGGGCCTCCACCTCAGCTGTCTCAAGAGCATTCGGAGGAGGCTCTACATGACACCGCCATGAATGCTGTCGTTGCACAcacaaattaattagtaattagtAGTACTTGAATGAAATTAAGCTTGTTTATGAGCATGGAATTACCTATCCACTTGTTTCTTGTGGGCACAGATGTGCTTGTCTTGATGCAAATGATTATGCACCAAATAATAAGATTGAAATTGACAGAACAACTAAAGTCTGTAATAATTTAGACGAGGAGGGTATTTGAATGTAATAATTTTCAGATGAGAAAATTAAGTAGGGGAAGCATGCAATCGAGGGGGATTTGGACGATGCGAACCTTTGGTGTTGATGGTGGGTGATCGGCAGCAGCATCGGAGCTCATCAACCGCCGAAAAGTAGTTCCatacgaggacgacgacgacgacacaggcgagccgccgccgccgccgccgtagataAGGCCTtgcaacagccgccgccgctgcccctccGCCTCAGCAGCCACCACCGGTGAGCCGCCTCCAATATTCATCGAAGCGCGGcgtccaccaccgccggcgatCTTCCTCGCCGCAAGCCgaagcgccgccatcgccgccgccagcttaGCTAGCTCTCCCTACGTACGTATATGGTATAAAGACTTCTCCT of the Oryza sativa Japonica Group chromosome 2, ASM3414082v1 genome contains:
- the LOC4328041 gene encoding large ribosomal subunit protein mL102 (rPPR5) — translated: MSRRHHLHLPLRLLSRNNPSAPLFRHAFSTLDTPEPPPPETEAEAEAVPEVTPAEAAAATPNPPRREEPLHETILYMIRRRPWTTRLENSIRLLSPTLAAPLVHGVISGAAAAGRADLALQFFRFAYRRAGFSPEPATFSLLIPILASHRMLNHARCILLDTMPSFSIAPEEATVAALIAAYGKANIPQESVKLFRLMPDLGIARTALSYNAVLKAILCRGREAMARRIYNAMIADAVTPDLSTYNTLIWGFGLCKKMEAALRVFGDMKDHGVTPDVTTYNTLLNAWVRAGDLESARKVFDEMPGAGFAQNSVSYNVMIKGYVEAGKVEEAVGLFSEMGEKGLRLSEKTFAALMPGLCDDEGRVVEARKAMDDMAERRLTPKDKSVFLRLVTTLCRAGDLDGALDVHQKSGQFKHVLVDPRQYGVLMESLCAGGKCDGAVEVMDELLEKGTLLSPKSPVLEGPAYNPVIEYLCSNGNTSKAETFFRQLMKKGVDDKAAFNSLIRGHAKEGVPEAAQEILAIMTRRGVRTDPESHALLVDSFLKKNEPADAKTALDSMMEQGHVPSPSLFMSVMVALFNSGRVQTASRVMKSMIEKGVTENMDMAHKILEALFMRGHVEEAIGRVNLMVENGCLPDLDKLLIALCENDKVMEAHKLADFALDRDFDVSFSTYDRVLEALYTEEKTLPAYSMLCKIKNKGGVVDQKGCDALMDSLKAGGYSKQADILSRILAENASSTSKRGKRVAMGA
- the LOC4328042 gene encoding uncharacterized protein, with translation MAALRLAARKIAGGGGRRASMNIGGGSPVVAAEAEGQRRRLLQGLIYGGGGGGSPVSSSSSSYGTTFRRLMSSDAAADHPPSTPKHSWRCHVEPPPNALETAEVEALKLEVKQKKEELFYKLATLNWQYKKRSKEAQIDAELLCKLIGHVKPNPDDLLWCKYYYARKLNIFLLCVLSTFAAVELVAFYKYTVGRIDRTLET